One stretch of Ornithinimicrobium ciconiae DNA includes these proteins:
- a CDS encoding cell wall-binding repeat-containing protein has protein sequence MDSETGLWVVQLEAPSVAAKFGSSATSEASRYAAQLAAGHTELEQEISATLGRTVDATITYENVLNAIAIEADADEAAQLWDIDGVVAVFPDTIREMETDVSHEVIKTAAAWGGENAPEIATKGEGVIAAMIDSGVNPDHPSFAATGGDGYTHVNPNGAGVYLGACNTEASFECNDKLIGAYSFNGPTARDTDGHGSHTGSTMAGNAHTAEFTLGTADFEREISGVAPHANVISYKVCNPGCPSSATVQAVDQAIADGVDVINYSISGSDNPWMDMVDLAFLEAHDAGISVSASAGNDGPGASTVAKSGPWNLSVAATTHNRVFGNPVSVTDDGAPAELVDVPGFPGDGPAITSVYTGDLVDAAAAAPGNGNGCATFPTGSMTGDIALIQRGACNFQVKVDNAANAGAIAVVMYNNVSGPPTAPGGLTTTTIPSVMITLESGEALQAYAAANDPVEVSIGTDVVLVEDDTWTDLVAGFSSRGPSQFDMLVPTLAAPGVNILAAYSESGGDPLQYGVISGTSMASPHAAGMAVLMREVYPDLTPTEIRSVMASTADYEGLLKEDGSTPATAFDIGSGRINIDQAGRAGLALNETSENFVAGNPALGGDPATLNLPAFVEHGCEGECTWTRTVTSIAQGSASYSAVVDAPAGVTVTVTPETFTLEPGADQEITVTANVSGSTVGAWEHARVTLETSDQHADGVDIADPHFPVAVKTTSTEVPVDDPTIEVDPDALEATQPTDTVTTQPLTISNTGDADLTWEFVDETGGGGDGVLAEQTVNGTSGIVSDYFPNNGGGVYSADDFTLAADSSLTSLFTPGFWNADDVATRATAIDWEIFADDSGAPGELVWSHTAAPGNAEVTIETNEITLDLVAAGGAVDLSAGTYWLSVWPTVPDPVPNLNDRWNWYQGAPSGSPGMLIDPNFLFGPGTGDWTPIVDLVGSFSDLAYTIEGSSGTVSCGADWLSVDPSSGTTAPDGSTEVTASFDSAGLAEGDYSTQLCVESNDPANPVVTVPVTLTVAEAAVAPVITVDPSSVEGSQAPDTTTEHTVTIGNDGTADLDFEITEVEAATGEVERPELPQGTSRAHAATEAAGGPSAPAVVEPAAVPHVASLTEGFEDVEGLPAAGWAITNTSEPVGPTSWFQGNGVLVFPAHEGPEDSYAAANYNGTAEQGDISTWLMTPEVDLVNGSELSFYSRSTGEGYADRMEVRLSTSGDSTNVGTGYDSAGDFDTVLLTVNEDLAPYGYPAEWTEYTATIEGLDAPTTGRIAFRHHVPDGGLFGTASDFIGVDTVSYEAADAPPPVPACEVSDAAWLSVDPVAGTVAPGGSQEVTVGLDSAGLAVGEYTAALCVESNDPVNPVVNVPVTLTVTDAPVEPAVVQRISGENRYATAGEIAAEFPEGVDTVYIANGTEAADGADALAAGAAGAKGALEFIPDVTPEGDPAPILLVKNNQIPQATAGALAALDPAEIIIIGGTGSVSSGVEATLGESADVRRIAGADRYETAALIAAEYGSVETVYVATGQGDMDSGLALADALTAASLAGSEGSPVVLTRSGSLPAATAEVITELGVANIVVIGGTGAVSDDVLAQLNELAPTERVAGANRYETAVALTAGYGADADMLYIASGTNFPDALSGSSLTGSQSAPLLLTRQDHLPAAISEEILRLSPQGITIFGGTVAVNTDVEADLQALLDTTSTD, from the coding sequence GTGGACAGCGAGACCGGCCTGTGGGTCGTGCAGCTGGAAGCGCCCTCGGTCGCCGCCAAGTTTGGTAGCAGCGCAACCAGCGAGGCGTCCCGCTACGCCGCGCAACTGGCAGCGGGCCACACCGAGCTTGAGCAGGAGATTTCCGCAACCCTGGGTCGCACCGTGGACGCGACCATCACCTACGAGAACGTTCTCAACGCGATCGCCATCGAGGCAGACGCCGACGAGGCCGCGCAGCTGTGGGACATCGACGGGGTCGTCGCTGTTTTCCCGGACACCATCCGTGAGATGGAAACCGACGTGAGCCACGAGGTCATCAAGACCGCGGCCGCCTGGGGCGGGGAGAACGCCCCCGAGATCGCCACCAAGGGCGAGGGCGTCATCGCCGCGATGATCGACAGCGGTGTCAACCCCGACCACCCGTCCTTCGCAGCGACCGGTGGCGACGGCTACACGCATGTCAACCCCAACGGCGCGGGCGTCTACCTGGGCGCTTGCAACACCGAGGCCTCCTTCGAGTGCAACGACAAGCTGATCGGGGCCTACTCCTTCAACGGCCCGACGGCTCGTGACACCGACGGCCACGGCAGCCACACCGGCAGCACCATGGCCGGCAACGCCCACACTGCCGAATTCACCCTGGGCACCGCGGACTTCGAGCGTGAGATCTCCGGCGTCGCCCCGCACGCCAACGTGATCTCCTACAAGGTCTGCAACCCCGGTTGCCCCAGCTCCGCGACGGTGCAGGCTGTCGACCAGGCCATCGCCGATGGCGTCGACGTCATCAACTACTCCATCTCGGGCTCTGACAACCCGTGGATGGACATGGTCGACCTGGCCTTCCTGGAGGCGCACGACGCTGGCATCAGCGTCTCCGCCTCGGCAGGCAACGACGGTCCCGGTGCGAGCACCGTTGCCAAGTCCGGTCCGTGGAACCTCTCCGTGGCCGCGACGACCCACAACCGGGTCTTCGGCAACCCCGTCTCGGTCACCGACGACGGTGCCCCCGCCGAGCTCGTCGACGTCCCGGGCTTCCCGGGCGACGGACCCGCCATCACGTCGGTCTACACCGGCGACCTGGTGGATGCTGCGGCAGCCGCCCCGGGCAACGGCAACGGCTGTGCGACCTTCCCGACCGGCTCCATGACGGGCGACATCGCCCTGATCCAGCGTGGTGCGTGCAACTTCCAGGTGAAGGTCGACAACGCTGCGAACGCCGGCGCGATCGCTGTTGTGATGTACAACAACGTGAGCGGCCCGCCGACCGCGCCCGGTGGCCTGACCACCACGACCATCCCGTCCGTGATGATCACCCTCGAGTCCGGCGAGGCCCTGCAGGCCTACGCCGCGGCGAACGACCCGGTCGAGGTGTCGATCGGCACCGACGTGGTGCTCGTTGAGGACGACACCTGGACCGACCTGGTGGCCGGCTTCAGCTCCCGCGGCCCGAGCCAGTTCGACATGCTGGTGCCCACGCTGGCTGCTCCCGGTGTCAACATCCTGGCGGCCTACTCCGAGTCCGGTGGTGACCCGCTGCAGTATGGCGTGATCAGTGGCACGTCGATGGCCTCGCCGCACGCTGCGGGCATGGCTGTCCTCATGCGTGAGGTCTACCCCGACCTGACGCCGACCGAGATCCGTTCGGTGATGGCCAGCACGGCTGACTACGAAGGACTCCTCAAGGAGGACGGCTCCACGCCGGCCACCGCGTTCGACATCGGCTCCGGTCGCATCAACATCGACCAGGCTGGTCGCGCGGGCCTCGCGCTGAACGAGACGAGTGAGAACTTCGTCGCCGGCAACCCGGCGCTCGGTGGCGATCCGGCAACGCTCAACCTGCCGGCCTTCGTCGAGCACGGCTGCGAGGGTGAGTGCACCTGGACCCGGACGGTCACCTCGATCGCCCAGGGTTCGGCCAGCTACTCCGCTGTGGTGGACGCTCCCGCGGGCGTCACGGTCACCGTGACCCCCGAGACCTTCACGCTCGAGCCCGGCGCCGACCAGGAGATCACGGTCACCGCCAACGTCTCAGGCAGCACCGTCGGTGCCTGGGAGCACGCTCGGGTGACCCTCGAGACCTCCGACCAGCACGCGGACGGCGTCGACATCGCCGACCCGCACTTCCCGGTGGCAGTCAAGACCACGAGCACCGAGGTGCCGGTCGACGACCCGACCATCGAGGTGGACCCGGACGCTCTGGAGGCGACCCAGCCCACCGACACGGTGACCACCCAGCCCCTCACCATCAGCAACACCGGTGATGCGGACCTGACGTGGGAGTTCGTGGACGAGACCGGCGGCGGTGGCGATGGTGTGCTCGCAGAGCAGACCGTCAACGGCACGAGCGGCATCGTCAGCGACTACTTCCCCAACAACGGGGGCGGTGTCTACTCCGCGGATGACTTCACGCTCGCCGCAGACTCGAGCCTCACCTCGCTGTTCACCCCAGGCTTCTGGAACGCCGATGACGTCGCCACCCGTGCGACGGCCATCGACTGGGAGATCTTCGCCGACGACAGCGGTGCCCCGGGAGAGCTCGTCTGGTCGCACACCGCGGCTCCCGGCAACGCTGAGGTCACCATCGAGACCAACGAGATCACCCTCGACCTGGTGGCCGCTGGCGGCGCTGTGGACCTGAGCGCCGGGACCTACTGGCTGTCGGTGTGGCCGACGGTCCCCGACCCGGTTCCCAACCTGAATGACCGGTGGAACTGGTACCAGGGCGCGCCGTCTGGCAGCCCCGGCATGCTCATCGACCCGAACTTCCTCTTCGGTCCGGGCACCGGTGACTGGACTCCGATCGTGGACCTGGTCGGGTCGTTCAGTGACCTGGCATACACGATCGAGGGCAGCAGCGGGACCGTTTCCTGTGGCGCCGACTGGCTGAGCGTCGACCCGAGCTCGGGCACGACGGCACCGGATGGCTCCACCGAGGTCACCGCCTCGTTCGACTCGGCCGGTCTGGCCGAGGGTGACTACTCCACGCAGCTGTGTGTGGAGAGCAACGACCCGGCCAACCCGGTTGTCACGGTTCCGGTCACCCTGACCGTGGCCGAGGCTGCCGTGGCTCCGGTTATCACGGTGGACCCGTCCTCGGTCGAGGGGTCACAGGCCCCGGACACCACGACCGAGCACACGGTGACGATCGGCAACGACGGCACGGCGGACCTGGACTTCGAGATCACCGAGGTCGAGGCTGCCACCGGTGAGGTTGAGCGTCCCGAGCTGCCGCAGGGCACGAGCCGTGCCCACGCCGCGACCGAGGCCGCGGGCGGTCCGTCCGCCCCGGCAGTCGTGGAGCCGGCGGCGGTGCCTCACGTGGCCTCGCTGACCGAGGGCTTCGAGGACGTTGAGGGTCTCCCGGCCGCCGGCTGGGCGATCACCAACACCAGTGAGCCGGTGGGCCCGACCAGCTGGTTCCAGGGCAACGGTGTCTTGGTGTTCCCCGCGCACGAGGGTCCGGAGGACTCCTACGCCGCGGCCAACTACAACGGCACTGCCGAGCAGGGCGACATCAGCACCTGGCTGATGACCCCGGAGGTGGACCTGGTCAACGGGTCCGAGCTGTCCTTCTACTCGCGCAGCACCGGCGAGGGCTACGCCGACCGCATGGAGGTCCGTCTGTCGACCAGTGGTGACTCCACGAACGTGGGCACCGGCTACGACAGTGCGGGTGACTTCGACACGGTGCTGCTCACGGTCAACGAGGATCTCGCCCCCTACGGCTACCCGGCCGAGTGGACCGAGTACACCGCGACCATCGAGGGTCTGGACGCCCCGACCACCGGTCGGATCGCGTTCCGCCACCATGTGCCGGACGGCGGTCTCTTCGGCACGGCCAGCGACTTCATCGGCGTTGACACGGTTTCTTACGAGGCTGCTGATGCTCCCCCGCCGGTTCCGGCGTGTGAGGTCAGTGACGCGGCGTGGTTGAGTGTGGACCCGGTCGCGGGCACGGTTGCTCCGGGTGGTTCGCAGGAGGTCACGGTGGGTCTGGACTCTGCGGGTCTGGCCGTGGGTGAGTACACGGCCGCGCTGTGTGTGGAGTCCAACGACCCGGTGAACCCGGTGGTGAATGTGCCGGTGACGTTGACCGTCACCGATGCCCCGGTCGAGCCGGCCGTGGTGCAGCGCATCAGTGGTGAGAACCGGTATGCCACGGCGGGCGAGATCGCTGCTGAGTTCCCCGAGGGTGTGGACACTGTCTACATCGCCAACGGGACCGAGGCTGCTGATGGTGCTGACGCGTTGGCTGCTGGTGCTGCTGGTGCCAAGGGCGCGTTGGAGTTCATCCCCGATGTCACTCCCGAGGGTGACCCGGCCCCGATCCTGCTGGTGAAGAACAACCAGATCCCGCAGGCCACGGCCGGCGCCCTGGCTGCGCTGGACCCGGCTGAGATCATCATCATCGGTGGCACCGGCTCGGTCTCGAGCGGGGTCGAGGCAACCCTGGGTGAGTCCGCGGACGTGCGCCGTATCGCCGGTGCTGACCGGTACGAGACCGCGGCGTTGATCGCGGCCGAGTACGGGTCGGTGGAGACGGTCTACGTCGCCACCGGTCAGGGAGACATGGACTCCGGTCTGGCCCTGGCCGACGCGTTGACCGCGGCCTCGCTCGCGGGCTCGGAAGGTTCCCCGGTGGTGCTGACCCGTTCGGGTAGCCTGCCCGCGGCTACCGCCGAGGTCATCACCGAGCTCGGTGTGGCCAACATCGTGGTCATCGGTGGCACCGGCGCGGTCAGTGATGACGTGCTGGCCCAGCTCAACGAGCTGGCACCGACCGAGCGGGTCGCTGGCGCGAACCGTTACGAGACGGCAGTGGCGTTGACGGCTGGTTACGGCGCTGACGCGGACATGCTGTACATCGCCTCGGGGACCAACTTCCCCGACGCGCTGTCCGGCTCGTCCCTGACCGGGTCCCAGAGCGCACCACTGCTGCTGACCCGCCAGGACCACCTGCCCGCAGCGATCTCTGAGGAGATCCTGCGCCTGAGCCCGCAGGGCATCACGATCTTCGGTGGCACCGTCGCGGTGAACACCGACGTCGAGGCCGACCTGCAGGCACTGCTCGACACCACCTCGACCGACTAA
- a CDS encoding DEAD/DEAH box helicase — protein MGETPTVKTRSLPVSQDFARLGVPAPLCDHLAQQGITTPTPIQAATLPDSLAGRDVLGRGRTGSGKSYAFLLPMVTRLMGSGRRRTPKRPRALILAPTRELVGQLETALAPLAQIAGLRTMTIFGGVGQNPQVRALAAGVDIVVACPGRLEDLMGQGHVILDHIEITVLDEADHMADLGFLPGVKRIMDKTPREGQRMLFSATLDAGVNVIVKRFLSNPVTHEADSEQSPVDAMSHHVLHVAHDSHLPVLLDLTAAPGRTVVFTRTKHRAKKLARQLNASGVPAVELHGNLSQNARTRTMDAFHSGAAATLVATDIAARGIHVDDVALVIHADPPVEHKAYLHRSGRTARAGNSGTVITLMTDDQVRDVRDLTRKAGIKPTTTRVDTTHPLLQELAPGEREYAGAFVHAVPAGGQQGGGQNGSRNGAGQNGGSRSSGRSGGDSRGTRGQGGGSRAGQGRGRGGGQGSGRSGGGRSGGQGSGRAGGQGSGSGRSGGQRSGSAVRYSSSSGGAAAFSAGTSAGRSR, from the coding sequence ATGGGTGAGACACCAACTGTGAAGACTCGGAGTCTCCCTGTGTCCCAGGACTTTGCACGCCTTGGCGTGCCCGCCCCGCTGTGCGACCACCTCGCTCAGCAGGGGATCACCACCCCCACCCCGATCCAGGCAGCGACGCTGCCCGACAGCCTCGCCGGCCGTGACGTGCTCGGCCGTGGCCGCACCGGCTCGGGCAAGAGCTATGCCTTCCTCCTCCCCATGGTCACCCGCCTCATGGGCTCGGGGCGTCGCCGCACCCCCAAGCGTCCCCGGGCCCTGATCCTGGCGCCGACCCGCGAGCTCGTCGGGCAGCTCGAGACCGCCCTGGCGCCGCTGGCGCAGATCGCGGGCCTGCGCACGATGACCATCTTCGGTGGCGTCGGCCAGAACCCCCAGGTCCGCGCGCTCGCCGCCGGCGTCGACATCGTAGTCGCCTGCCCCGGGCGCCTGGAGGACCTGATGGGTCAGGGTCACGTCATCCTCGACCACATCGAGATCACCGTCCTCGACGAGGCGGACCACATGGCCGACCTGGGCTTCCTGCCCGGCGTCAAGCGCATCATGGACAAGACGCCCCGCGAGGGCCAGCGGATGCTGTTCTCCGCGACGCTGGATGCCGGCGTCAACGTCATCGTCAAGCGCTTCCTGTCCAACCCGGTCACCCACGAGGCGGACTCCGAGCAGTCGCCGGTCGACGCCATGAGCCACCACGTGCTCCACGTCGCGCACGACTCGCACCTGCCGGTGCTGCTGGACCTGACGGCCGCCCCGGGCCGCACGGTCGTCTTCACCCGCACCAAGCACCGCGCCAAGAAGCTGGCCCGCCAGCTCAACGCGTCCGGCGTCCCGGCGGTGGAGCTGCACGGCAACCTGAGCCAGAACGCCCGCACCCGCACGATGGACGCCTTCCACAGCGGCGCGGCCGCGACCCTGGTCGCCACCGATATCGCGGCGCGGGGGATCCACGTCGACGACGTCGCACTGGTCATCCACGCCGACCCGCCGGTCGAGCACAAGGCCTATCTGCACCGCTCGGGCCGCACCGCCCGCGCCGGCAACTCCGGCACCGTGATCACCCTGATGACCGACGACCAGGTGCGCGACGTGCGTGACCTGACCCGCAAGGCCGGCATCAAGCCGACCACCACCCGCGTCGACACCACGCACCCGCTGCTGCAGGAGCTCGCCCCCGGCGAGCGGGAGTATGCCGGCGCTTTCGTCCACGCGGTTCCCGCCGGTGGGCAGCAGGGCGGTGGGCAGAACGGCAGCCGTAACGGTGCCGGACAGAACGGCGGCAGCCGCTCGAGCGGTCGCAGTGGCGGTGACTCGCGGGGCACCCGGGGTCAGGGTGGCGGTTCCCGCGCCGGTCAGGGCCGAGGCCGCGGTGGCGGTCAGGGCTCGGGTCGCTCCGGCGGCGGTCGCTCCGGTGGTCAGGGCTCGGGTCGTGCGGGGGGTCAGGGCTCAGGCTCTGGTCGCTCCGGTGGCCAGCGGTCCGGCTCCGCCGTGCGTTACTCCAGCAGCTCCGGCGGCGCAGCCGCCTTCTCGGCGGGCACCAGTGCCGGTCGCAGCCGCTGA